A section of the Oryza sativa Japonica Group chromosome 1, ASM3414082v1 genome encodes:
- the LOC4324453 gene encoding light-harvesting complex-like protein OHP2, chloroplastic: MSLAPSIPSIKVKVGGVAAVAVSPPRHRACRSSFAVIRSSKAEGAPRRPAAPPLSPPPKTPTLSTPPTLSQPPTPVKPAAPSSSPPPSQDPEPKQAAAPVAVAAPAAAGAVTLEYQRKVAKDLQDYFKQKKLDEADQGPFFGFLGKNEISNGRWAMFGFAVGMLTEYATGSDFVQQVKILLSNFGIVDLD; this comes from the exons ATGTCTCTGGCTCCCTCCATCCCTTCCATCAAGGTGAAGGTGGGAGGCGTCGCGGCCGTCGCGGTCTCGCCTCCTCGCCACCGGGCATGCCGGTCGTCGTTCGCCGTGATCAGGAGCTCCAAGGCGGAGGGGGCGCCCAGGAgacccgccgcgccgccgctgtcgccgccgcccaagaCGCCGACTCTGTCCACACCTCCGACGCTGTCCCAGCCGCCCACCCCGGTGAAGCCGGCTGcgccttcgtcgtcgccgccgccgtcgcaggaTCCTGAGCCGAAGCAGGCCGCGGCGCCGGTGGCTGtggcggcgcccgcggcggcgggggccgtGACGTTGGAGTACCAGAGGAAGGTGGCCAAGGATCTGCAGGATTACTTCAAGCAGAAGAAGCTGGACGAGGCTGACCAGGGTCCCTTCTTTGGGTTCTTGGGCAAGAATGAGATTTCCAATGGAAG ATGGGCTATGTTTGGGTTTGCAGTAGGGATGCTAACAGAGTACGCAACCGGCTCGGATTTTGTTCAACAAGTGAAGATCCTTCTCTCCAATTTTGGGATTGTGGATTTGGACTGA
- the LOC4324452 gene encoding uncharacterized protein translates to MLLAVEGGGFFSSSASGYSHGLALLLLGRKDEEKPVKVSPWNQYRLVDREAEQVYHLASRKDQAPGKCAPFICFGRAAAGLEGASPPKLSSGNTSGSSSEESSASANEGTNGSLTGNEKKGCLKSNSRRDSLEHCIVVSEGEEPRESLEEVQTLKSGMERRKVQWTDTCGKELFEIREFEASDEGLSDDDTENEGFRKCECVIQ, encoded by the exons ATGCTGCTGGCTGTGGAAGGAGGGGGCTTTTTCTCGTCGTCGGCTTCAGGGTACAGCCATGGCCTTGCCCTTCTGCTTCTTGGGAGGAAAGATGAAGAGAAGCCTGTCAAGGTATCCCCGTGGAATCAGTACCGACTAGTCGACCGGGAAGCTGAGCAGGTGTATCATCTGGCTTCCAGGAAAGACCAAGCTCCTGGTAAATGTGCCCCGTTTATCTGCTTTGGCCGTGCAGCTGCTGGGCTTGAGGGGGCGTCTCCTCCAAAACTGAGTTCAGGCAATACATCAGGGAGTTCGTCAGAAGAGTCGTCTGCTTCAGCAAACGAAGGAACTAATGGTTCGTTAACTGGAAATGAGAAAAAAGGTTGCCTTAAGAGCAACTCAAGAAGGGATTCCTTAGAGCACTGTATAGTGGTAAGTGAAGGTGAAGAGCCACGAGAGTCACTGGAAGAGGTCCAAACCTTGAAATCTGGCATGGAACGAAGAAAAGTTCAATGGACTGATACGTGTGGAAAAGAGCTTTTTGAGATAAGGGAATTTGAAGCTAG TGATGAAGGTTTGTCAGACGATGATACGGAAAATGAGGGTTTCAGGAAATGTGAGTGTGTGATTCAGTAG
- the LOC4324451 gene encoding uncharacterized protein has protein sequence MARKRKTDAAPRLDEADRTLYSTFCGAANSLSQLYTQAMAQQKLSFQAGERHSLEKLHQWILRKHEEESRLTAADIMSHIQHELDYGGNDPHVSPRVHQHSANPFANSSIQPSAGSYGQATVGFAPRPSISDQSKNTIFSNALSSPVRRSLQSYHLTQGSGNGGRNAETNSAGQNRETNSGGSNDTSMDMVSDSAGNEYY, from the exons atggcccgGAAGAGGAAGACGGACGCGGCGCCGCGGCTGGACGAGGCCGACCGGACGCTCTACTCCACCTTCTGCGGCGCCGCCAACTCCCTCTCCCAGCTCTACACCCAGGCCATGGCCCAGCAGAAGCTCTCCTTCCAGGCCGGCGAGCGCCACTCCCTC GAAAAACTCCACCAGTGGATATTGAGAAAGCATGAGGAAGAGTCGAGGCTCACGGCGGCTGATATAATGTCTCATATCCAG CATGAGTTGGATTATGGAGGTAATGATCCACATGTTTCCCCCAGAGTACATCAGCATAGTGCAAATCCGTTTGCAAACTCAAGCATCCAACCCTCAGCTGGTTCCTATGGTCAAGCAACAGTAGGATTTGCGCCTAGACCCAGCATCAGTGATCAGTCAAAGAATACAATTTTCTCAAATGCTTTATCAAGCCCGGTCCGTCGGAGCCTTCAGAGCTATCATTTAACCCAAGGATCTGGTAATGGAGGCCGGAATGCAGAAACAAACTCTGCAGGACAGAATAGGGAGACCAACTCTGGAGGCTCCAATGACACCTCAATGGACATGGTTTCGGACAGCGCTGGTAACGAATACTACTGA
- the LOC107277967 gene encoding putative pentatricopeptide repeat-containing protein At5g09950 gives MHRKLPPLPPLTLRRSSSSSSSAAAAASPPPPPPRRLPPPVPLRDLLAHRLPPTPTPDRPPLSRPHPHADVLLRGRRPGCDASPESLHLEVVKRGLTHDLFLANHLVNSYAKGARLDAARRVFDGMPGRNAVSWTCLISGHVLSGLPEDAFPLFRAMLREGPGCRPTSFTFGSVLRACQDSGPDRLGFAVQVHGLVSKTEFTSNTTVCNALISMYGSCSVGPPILAQRVFDTTPVRDLITWNALMSVYAKRGDAICTFTLFRAMQYDDSGIELRPTEHTFGSLITATYLSSCSLGLLDQLFVRVLKSGCSSDLYVGSALVSAFARHGMLDEAKDIYLGLKERNAVTLNGLIAGLVKQQHGEAAAEIFMGARDSAAVNVDTYVVLLSAIAEFSTAEQGLRKGREVHAHVLRAGHIYRKIAVSNGLVNMYAKCGAIDKACRVFQLMEARDRISWNTIITALDQNGYCEAAMMNYCLMRQNSIGPSNFAAISGLSSCAGLGLLAAGQQLHCDAVKWGLYLDTSVSNALVKMYGECGRMSECWEIFNSMSAHDVVSWNSIMGVMASSQAPITESVQVFSNMMKSGLVPNKVTFVNFLAALTPLSVLELGKQIHSVMLKHGVTEDNAVDNALMSCYAKSGDVDSCERLFSRMSGRRDAISWNSMISGYIYNGHLQEAMDCVCLMMHSEQMMDHCTFSIVLNACASVAALERGMEMHAFGLRSHLESDVVVESALVDMYSKCGRIDYASKVFHSMSQKNEFSWNSMISGYARHGLGRKALEIFEEMQESGESPDHVTFVSVLSACSHAGLVERGLDYFELMEDYGILPRIEHYSCVIDLLGRAGELDKIQEYMKRMPMKPNTLIWRTVLVACQQSKHRAKIDLGTEASRMLLELEPQNPVNYVLSSKFHAAIGRWEDTAKARAAMKGAAVKKEAGRSWVTLTDGVHTFIAGDRSHPNTKEIYEKLNFLIQKIRNAGYVPLTEYVLHDLEEENKEELLRYHSEKLAVAFVLTRSSSGGPIRIMKNLRVCGDCHTAFRYISQIVGRQIILRDSIRFHHFKDGKCSCGDYW, from the coding sequence ATGCACCGCAAGCTCCCGCCATTACCTCCCCTCACactccgccgctcctcctcctcctcctcctccgccgccgccgcggcctctcctccaccgccgccacctcgccgtctccctcctccggtTCCGCTCCGTGACCTCCTCGCCCACCGCCtcccgcccacgcccacgccggACCGGCCTCCCCTCTCGCGGCCGCATCCTCACGCCGACGTCCTCCTCCGCGGCCGACGCCCGGGCTGCGACGCCTCGCCGGAGAGCCTCCACCTCGAGGTCGTCAAGAGGGGCCTCACCCATGACCTCTtcctcgccaaccacctcgTCAACTCGTACGCCAAGGGCGCGCGCCTGGACGCCGCGCGCAgggtgttcgacggaatgccgGGCCGGAACGCCGTTTCTTGGACCTGCCTCATCTCCGGGCACGTGCTGTCCGGGCTCCCCGAGGATGCCTTCCCGCTGTTCCGCGCCATGCTGCGGGAGGGGCCGGGGTGCAGGCCTACGTCGTTCACCTTTGGCAGCGTGCTCCGGGCGTGCCAGGATTCCGGGCCGGACCGGCTGGGCTTCGCCGTGCAGGTCCATGGGTTGGTCTCTAAGACAGAGTTCACTTCAAACACCACGGTGTGCAATGCCCTGATCTCTATGTATGGCAGTTGCTCCGTTGGTCCGCCGATCCTGGCACAGCGTGTGTTTGATACCACTCCAGTCAGGGACTTGATCACATGGAACGCCTTGATGTCTGTGTATGCAAAGAGAGGGGATGCAATTTGTACGTTTACTCTGTTCAGGGCTATGCAGTATGATGATTCGGGGATCGAGTTGAGGCCGACAGAGCATACTTTTGGGAGCTTAATCACCGCGACATATCTTTCCTCATGCAGCTTGGGCCTGCTTGATCAATTGTTTGTGAGGGTGCTCAAATCTGGCTGCTCAAGTGACCTGTATGTGGGCAGTGCTTTAGTAAGTGCATTTGCGAGACATGGCATGCTTGATGAAGCAAAGGACATTTATCTCGGTCTGAAAGAGAGAAATGCAGTTACTTTGAATGGTCTGATAGCTGGTTTGGTCAAGCAGCAACATGGTGAAGCGGCAGCAGAGATTTTCATGGGAGCAAGGGATTCCGCTGCTGTCAACGTGGATACATATGTTGTGTTGCTTAGTGCAATAGCTGAGTTTTCTACAGCAGAACAAGGGTTGAGGAAAGGTAGGGAAGTCCATGCACATGTGCTCAGAGCTGGACATATTTATAGGAAAATTGCAGTTAGTAATGGTCTAGTTAATATGTATGCCAAGTGTGGTGCCATTGATAAAGCATGTAGAGTTTTTCAGCTGATGGAAGCAAGGGATCGGATTTCATGGAATACCATTATCACTGCTCTTGATCAAAATGGATACTGTGAAGCAGCAATGATGAATTACTGTTTAATGAGACAAAATAGTATAGGTCCATCAAACTTTGCAGCAATTAGTGGCTTAAGTTCCTGTGCTGGTTTGGGACTTTTAGCTGCAGGCCAACAATTGCACTGTGATGCTGTAAAATGGGGACTATATTTAGATACCTCTGTTTCAAATGCTCTTGTTAAAATGTATGGAGAATGTGGGCGGATGTCAGAATGCTGGGAAATTTTCAACTCTATGTCTGCACATGATGTAGTTTCTTGGAATTCTATCATGGGTGTTATGGCGAGTTCACAAGCACCTATTACTGAATCTGTACAAGTTTTCTCCAATATGATGAAGAGTGGTTTGGTCCCAAACAAAGTGACGTTTGTTAACTTTCTAGCTGCTTTGACTCCATTATCTGTTCTTGAACTTGGAAAGCAGATTCATTCTGTCATGCTGAAGCATGGAGTTACAGAAGATAATGCAGTAGATAATGCACTCATGTCATGCTATGCAAAGTCAGGAGATGTGGATTCCTGTGAGCGGCTGTTTTCTAGAATGTCTGGCAGACGGGATGCTATCTCATGGAATTCAATGATTTCAGGGTACATCTACAATGGACATCTGCAGGAAGCTATGGACTGTGTTTGTCTTATGATGCATAGTGAACAAATGATGGATCACTGCACCTTCTCCATTGTACTGAATGCATGTGCTTCTGTGGCAGCATTGGAGCGTGGAATGGAGATGCATGCTTTTGGTTTAAGGTCACACTTGGAATCAGATGTTGTGGTCGAGAGTGCTCTTGTTGATATGTACTCCAAGTGTGGAAGGATAGACTATGCTTCAAAGGTATTTCATTCCATGAGTCAGAAAAATGAGTTCTCATGGAACTCCATGATTTCTGGTTATGCGAGACATGGTCTCGGAAGGAAAGCTTTGGAGATATTTGAGGAAATGCAAGAGAGCGGAGAAAGTCCAGACCATGTCACGTTTGTGAGTGTTTTGTCTGCCTGTAGTCACGCTGGTTTAGTTGAAAGAGGCCTTGACTACTTTGAATTGATGGAGGATTATGGTATATTACCTCGGATTGAGCATTATTCTTGTGTTATAGACCTTCTTGGTCGAGCTGGGGAGCTTGATAAGATACAGGAGTACATGAAAAGAATGCCAATGAAACCAAATACTCTCATATGGAGGACGGTATTAGTTGCTTGTCAACAATCAAAACACAGGGCTAAGATAGATCTGGGGACAGAAGCTTCAAGGATGCTTTTGGAATTAGAACCTCAAAATCCTGTAAATTATGTTCTTTCATCTAAGTTTCATGCAGCAATAGGAAGGTGGGAAGACACAGCCAAAGCCCGGGCTGCAATGAAGGGAGCAGCAGTGAAAAAAGAGGCCGGTCGCAGTTGGGTAACCTTAACTGATGGAGTTCATACCTTCATTGCTGGTGACAGGTCACATCCAAACACCAAAGAAATCTATGAGAAGCTCAACTTTTTGATTCAGAAGATAAGGAATGCAGGTTATGTTCCACTGACAGAATATGTTTTACATGATCTTGAAGAAGAGAACAAAGAAGAACTGCTAAGATATCACAGTGAAAAGCTTGCGGTTGCTTTTGTTCTGACTCGTTCCTCCTCAGGTGGCCCCATAAGGATCATGAAGAACCTTCGGGTTTGCGGAGATTGCCATACAGCTTTCAGATACATTTCTCAGATTGTTGGTCGGCAAATCATTTTAAGGGATTCAATCCGATTTCATCATTTCAAGGATGGGAAATGTTCTTGTGGGGACTACTGGTAA
- the LOC4324450 gene encoding pentatricopeptide repeat-containing protein At4g02750: MAARPIAKAAHELPSLYRLALKTPEILVGAGKSGQADNEALDLFDGMPPKNQVAWNKALGMLVGAGRIERALSFFHEMPGKNAASYATMIGGLSRAGAASVARRLFDDLPLGKHNVFTWTAMVSCHVRNGEPREAVQLFAALYGELYERGVLPNAHTLSSLLKACVALQSLAMATQLHALALKLLEEENTDNTFVWNGLIDVHAKVGALCDAEKVFDGIRFKDASSWTIMMDGYSRHKLIDKALYLFRSMKNKDAFTWNVIISCLWQNRRGEDALRLFIDLLRLGDRDNGGAKPDASIYTTVLHICSVLSLLTLGRQVHARAVKSGLSRSHVFVGNSLMNMYSCSGSTADLEKVFDEMAARDVVSWNTAIQGLGQNGRGRRALAFAERALALGLYNGSTFVAILASCSHAELVAEGMAYFDAMEVEYGVERAFEHYVGAIDLLGRAGRLRDAHGLLLGMPFAPSALAWTTLLHCCLAHKNCSIGSVAARELRALQPDGGGWNYERLLRGCGGSGGGGGGGGEAGGGKSSEHLPGCSWVV; the protein is encoded by the coding sequence atgGCGGCGCGGCCGATCGCCAAGGCGGCCCACGAGCTTCCGTCGCTGTACCGTTTGGCCCTGAAAACCCCAGAGATCTTGGTGGGGGCGGGGAAATCCGGGCAGGCGGACAACGAGGCCCTCGacctgttcgacggaatgcccCCGAAGAACCAGGTCGCCTGGAATAAGGCGCTGGGCATGCTCGTCGGCGCAGGGCGCATAGAGCGGGCGCTCTCGTTTTTCCACGAGATGCCCGGGAAGAACGCCGCCTCGTACGCCACCATGATCGGGGGCCTCTCCCGCGCCGGGGCGGCCTCCGTGGCGCGCCGCCTCTTCGACGACCTGCCGCTGGGAAAGCACAACGTGTTCACCTGGACGGCCATGGTGTCCTGCCATGTCCGGAACGGGGAGCCCCGCGAGGCGGTCCAGCTGTTCGCGGCGCTCTACGGCGAGCTCTACGAACGCGGGGTGCTGCCCAACGCGCACACGCTCAGCTCGTTGCTCAAGGCCTGCGTGGCTCTCCAGTCGCTCGCCATGGCAACGCAGCTCCATGCCCTGGCACTCAAGCTCCTGGAGGAGGAGAATACAGATAACACCTTTGTGTGGAACGGTTTGATCGACGTGCACGCCAAGGTCGGCGCGTTGTGTGACGCCGAGAAGGTGTTCGACGGGATTCGCTTCAAGGATGCAAGTTCTTGGACCATCATGATGGATGGATACTCGCGGCACAAGCTCATCGACAAGGCTCTATATCTCTTCAGATCGATGAAGAACAAGGACGCCTTCACATGGAACGTCATCATATCCTGTTTGTGGCAGAACCGCCGAGGAGAAGACGCGCTCCGCCTCTTCATCGATCTGCTGAGGTTGGGTGATCGCGACAATGGCGGCGCTAAGCCGGACGCATCAATCTACACGACGGTCCTGCACATCTGCTCGGTGCTGTCCCTGCTCACCCTGGGGAGGCAAGTCCACGCGCGCGCCGTCAAGAGCGGCCTCTCGCGCAGCCATGTCTTCGTCGGCAACTCCCTGATGAACATGTACAGCTGCTCCGGCTCGACAGCCGATCTGGAGAAGGTGTTCGACGAGATGGCGGCGCGCGACGTCGTGTCGTGGAACACCGCGATACAGGGGCTCGGCCAGAACGGCCGCGGGAGGCGAGCGCTGGCGTTCGCGGAGCGCGCGCTGGCGCTGGGGCTCTACAACGGCAGCACCTTCGTCGCCATCCTGGCGTCGTGCAGCCACGCCGAGCTGGTCGCCGAGGGGATGGCCTACTTCGACGCCATGGAGGTCGAGTACGGGGTGGAGCGCGCGTTCGAGCACTACGTCGGCGCCATCGATCTCCTCGGCCGCGCGGGGCGGCTGCGGGACGCGCACGGCCTGCTCCTCGGCATGCCGTTCGCGCCCAGCGCGCTGGCGTGGACGACGCTCCTGCACTGCTGCCTGGCTCACAAGAACTGCTCTATCGGGAGCGTCGCGGCGAGGGAGCTCAGAGCGCTGcagcccgacggcggcggctggaacTACGAGAGATTGCTGCgaggctgcggcggcagcggcggcggcggcggaggaggtggggaagCCGGAGGCGGGAAGAGCTCTGAACACTTACCAGGATGCAGCTGGGtcgtctga